One stretch of Chlamydia abortus DNA includes these proteins:
- a CDS encoding membrane protein — MSHEKISSGNNPLPPQQLFDLNPKQRFPVKGYLNRVLYNPNTRETTRKVLAIIGGLALAGGIACGITLGVLGAPGLVIATAIGITLGTILLGASLALLPSKMKKGIRGKIESALEANKPYDFLSPGLTNSLKAHFKESSSLPKNMHAPGATDVDVFTAKNNSEVKLVTFKTPSFLSPITVAGTGVSRVCFIPPEADLTRPETMQNSSLDLFKIEIGPRGWNTNLAEFAQTPKTPAGWSRSSWSNLTEPATDDSPQYLISAWNPFGHYPTTANQQRAQTRHPLYERNSLDNQKEMFVNFFKSLMASGIHSIGIYGNDLLFPKNDLNDSYIDIFAPLDGDFEGRVATALSSALAEIAQDSGNNLTVCLYSMGGNPLHKPKPVSYDRMYMDDADDD; from the coding sequence ATGTCACATGAAAAAATTTCTTCGGGTAATAATCCATTACCCCCACAACAACTATTTGATTTAAATCCTAAGCAGAGATTCCCCGTAAAAGGCTATCTGAATAGGGTTTTATATAACCCAAACACTCGAGAAACGACTCGAAAAGTGCTTGCGATCATCGGCGGACTAGCTTTAGCTGGCGGGATTGCCTGTGGAATTACTCTCGGAGTGCTTGGAGCCCCTGGCCTAGTGATTGCTACAGCTATTGGCATTACCTTAGGCACGATTTTATTAGGAGCCTCCCTTGCGCTTCTACCAAGCAAAATGAAAAAAGGTATTCGAGGAAAAATAGAAAGCGCTTTAGAAGCAAATAAACCCTATGACTTCCTTTCTCCTGGGCTGACCAACTCTTTGAAAGCACATTTTAAAGAGAGCTCATCCCTGCCGAAAAACATGCACGCTCCTGGAGCGACAGATGTGGATGTCTTTACAGCAAAAAACAACTCCGAAGTCAAGCTAGTAACTTTTAAAACTCCCTCATTCCTATCGCCTATTACTGTTGCCGGCACAGGTGTGTCGCGGGTGTGCTTCATACCTCCAGAAGCAGATCTAACACGTCCCGAAACTATGCAGAATAGTTCTTTAGATTTATTTAAAATAGAAATCGGACCTCGTGGTTGGAATACAAATTTAGCAGAATTTGCCCAAACACCTAAAACACCTGCAGGATGGTCACGCAGTTCTTGGAGTAACCTCACCGAACCTGCGACAGATGACAGTCCTCAATACTTAATTAGCGCGTGGAATCCTTTCGGACATTACCCAACAACGGCTAATCAACAACGAGCACAGACACGCCATCCTCTTTATGAAAGGAACAGTTTAGACAATCAAAAAGAAATGTTTGTCAATTTCTTTAAATCACTCATGGCTAGTGGTATTCACAGTATTGGTATTTATGGGAATGATCTTTTGTTCCCTAAAAATGACCTTAACGACTCCTACATTGACATATTCGCCCCCCTGGACGGCGATTTTGAAGGTAGAGTTGCCACAGCCCTATCCTCCGCCTTAGCTGAAATAGCCCAAGACTCTGGAAATAACCTAACTGTTTGTCTCTACAGCATGGGCGGCAATCCTCTACACAAACCCAAACCTGTATCTTACGATCGCATGTATATGGATGATGCTGACGACGATTAA
- a CDS encoding macro domain-containing protein: MISDLTTASLEQTQSHPEISSKKSSIASKILPIITMLVFAYLAILGAMISSLVTGIFPLFSICAFAMPLLLASLFLLRNASQQKPQKTGVVPPRDAPLVIEINENTKHTKILEQCGEVVTTWNTLPHIFGETTPSLLNKVWKINNSKTVLFATTGTVYSPRVHCCCNLMIVLERNTLLSDLCTINTSYEIPMEMQAGQCVSMPWKNSDGSSNKQKLGLPNFLGIIHGPNPELYNYHPVIAFALAKAAYTNCLNEAIKQGVDMIQIPLIATAPAQLYSNPQAAADWRAAIQTGLVAALINFAASQPETIMNVVIVSSPGLGLPL, translated from the coding sequence ATGATATCCGATCTCACTACCGCATCTTTGGAACAAACACAATCCCATCCTGAAATATCCTCCAAAAAAAGTAGCATAGCATCAAAAATCCTCCCTATTATTACCATGCTTGTCTTCGCGTACCTCGCTATACTCGGAGCTATGATTTCTTCTTTAGTTACAGGAATATTCCCTCTATTCTCTATTTGTGCCTTCGCCATGCCTCTTCTTCTTGCATCTCTATTTCTTCTTAGAAATGCTTCTCAACAAAAACCACAAAAAACAGGTGTTGTGCCGCCTCGAGATGCGCCACTCGTAATTGAAATCAATGAAAACACGAAGCACACAAAAATTTTAGAACAATGCGGTGAAGTAGTGACTACGTGGAATACTTTACCGCACATCTTTGGGGAAACTACCCCTTCCCTATTAAATAAGGTTTGGAAAATTAACAACTCAAAAACAGTTCTCTTTGCAACTACAGGAACTGTGTATTCCCCACGTGTGCATTGCTGTTGCAATCTCATGATCGTATTAGAACGGAATACGCTCCTTTCAGACTTATGCACTATAAACACCTCTTACGAAATACCTATGGAGATGCAGGCAGGTCAATGCGTCTCCATGCCGTGGAAAAACTCTGATGGCTCTAGCAACAAGCAAAAACTAGGGTTGCCTAATTTCCTAGGCATCATTCATGGGCCGAATCCCGAACTCTATAATTACCATCCTGTGATTGCCTTTGCCCTAGCAAAAGCTGCTTATACTAACTGTCTAAACGAGGCGATCAAACAGGGTGTCGACATGATTCAAATTCCTCTCATTGCCACCGCACCTGCTCAACTCTACTCAAACCCTCAAGCAGCGGCAGATTGGAGAGCTGCTATACAAACAGGTTTGGTTGCTGCATTAATCAATTTTGCAGCGTCACAGCCGGAAACCATTATGAACGTCGTTATTGTTAGTTCCCCAGGATTAGGACTTCCATTATGA
- a CDS encoding macro domain-containing protein: MFQPIHTHGPSQFLSEASAIPGNRNNTEVKKAALATIAGLAFIGVITTLALAITFSMPALTAVVVVFSMVAVACCILLNKEIAASASLPPLPFPEGRSEISTPDLSPPLSFQPEGLSTPEYTPPPSPTFEDPQDLPRSPTPPPQVQPTAAAVPLQTVPNVTELLDGLTQLASRQAINTPQFDPIDANTTFSGWQVPHTETVLVSTRGDITQPRFRTKDLTPMLVNAANDTMHRHGGGTNSVFTHAVSRQGWQNSTESKTRLNIGECTAGQWINADGTTNDGDSSAPALLAQLLGPTASQLNNDAFRCYKAVTTAYENCLAKAVEKGAKYVQLPLISSSLFAPSANLLGGTVRAKWIEAVKAALVTAVGNFARQNPDSQMIVVVTDINRSPLG, translated from the coding sequence ATGTTTCAACCTATTCACACTCATGGGCCATCTCAATTTCTTTCTGAGGCCTCTGCAATACCAGGTAATCGAAATAATACAGAAGTTAAAAAGGCAGCCCTAGCAACAATAGCAGGCTTAGCCTTTATTGGCGTTATAACCACCTTGGCTTTGGCTATTACTTTTTCGATGCCAGCTCTTACTGCTGTCGTAGTTGTTTTCTCTATGGTGGCTGTAGCGTGTTGTATTCTCCTGAATAAAGAGATTGCCGCGTCAGCGTCTCTTCCTCCATTGCCTTTCCCAGAAGGAAGATCAGAAATATCTACACCGGACCTTTCCCCACCTCTTTCTTTCCAACCAGAAGGTTTATCAACACCGGAGTACACGCCTCCTCCCTCTCCAACATTCGAAGATCCTCAGGATCTACCAAGATCTCCAACTCCTCCACCTCAGGTTCAGCCTACAGCTGCAGCGGTTCCGTTGCAAACTGTCCCGAATGTTACGGAATTACTTGATGGTTTGACACAACTCGCATCCCGACAAGCTATCAACACCCCTCAATTTGATCCCATCGACGCAAATACCACTTTCTCGGGATGGCAGGTCCCTCATACTGAAACGGTACTTGTCTCTACACGTGGCGACATTACTCAACCTAGATTCCGCACAAAAGATCTCACTCCTATGCTAGTCAATGCCGCCAATGATACTATGCATAGACATGGCGGAGGAACAAATTCTGTCTTTACTCACGCCGTTAGTCGTCAAGGATGGCAAAATTCTACCGAAAGCAAGACACGTTTAAATATTGGTGAATGTACTGCGGGTCAATGGATAAATGCAGACGGGACAACCAATGACGGAGACTCGTCGGCCCCCGCATTACTAGCCCAGCTTTTAGGACCAACAGCCAGTCAACTGAATAATGACGCATTTAGATGCTATAAGGCCGTAACCACAGCCTACGAAAATTGTTTAGCTAAAGCCGTGGAAAAAGGCGCCAAATATGTTCAGTTACCCTTGATCTCCTCCAGTCTTTTCGCTCCTTCAGCAAATCTATTAGGCGGCACAGTGCGAGCTAAATGGATAGAAGCTGTGAAAGCGGCCTTAGTCACTGCAGTTGGGAATTTTGCTAGGCAAAATCCAGATTCTCAAATGATTGTTGTCGTCACAGATATCAATCGTTCTCCCTTAGGCTAA
- a CDS encoding 2Fe-2S iron-sulfur cluster-binding protein, which produces MAKLIIASEDETQEFELEDGSSIAEPCESSGVPFACTEGVCGTCVIEVVEGKENLSSFTEEEKDFLGESEDSNERLACQCKIHGGCVKITF; this is translated from the coding sequence ATGGCAAAATTGATCATTGCATCCGAAGACGAAACACAAGAGTTTGAACTTGAAGATGGTTCTAGCATAGCAGAGCCTTGCGAATCTTCAGGGGTTCCTTTTGCATGTACAGAAGGTGTATGCGGCACCTGTGTTATCGAAGTTGTCGAAGGCAAAGAAAATCTTTCTAGTTTTACAGAAGAGGAAAAAGACTTTCTTGGAGAGTCTGAAGACTCTAATGAACGTCTCGCCTGTCAGTGTAAAATTCACGGCGGCTGTGTTAAAATTACTTTTTAA
- a CDS encoding EscV/YscV/HrcV family type III secretion system export apparatus protein produces the protein MALIPLGILLSFLIPLPQLLLDTGLCINFILSLTVVFWVFSLKSSLEARLFPALFVYLCLFRLGLNLASTRLILSSGWASPMIFSLGNFFSLGSLGAGIAACCLFFLVNFLVIAKGSERVAEVRARFILEALPGKQMSLDADLVSGRASAMDVEKQKQDLFEESDFFSSMEGVFRFVKGDAVVSCILLIVNTIAAAYFACSVDRESASLWLTVVGDALVSQVPALMTSCAAATLISKVGQKASLLEYMIDYYEQARVHFRTIALLFSSLLFIPGTPKAPVIVFAIALLIAYKPPKDVQGPEILSEIFQQIHLSLSTDYTGVNPHELYAQAREEIFNETGVFLHQEMKIFYRDKPASLSCCGKHFHLEEISLSRLLPILRNLLPEAIHGNYVKMLVRQAQNVLGISIDEIIPKKISENSLLFLIKGLVKERVSLRLFPKVLEAIALYGSPEENPEILAEKIRKYLGKHIGRALWDQQNTLEIITVDSHVERMIGDLYSKSNPLMCDKVICQVQTLLNQSAGGDFRAIITGCESRFELRKMIEPYFPDLLVLSHNELPEEIPISLLGSVSDEVLTL, from the coding sequence ATGGCTCTCATTCCCTTAGGTATTCTTCTTTCTTTTTTGATTCCTTTACCTCAGCTGCTTTTAGATACGGGTTTATGTATCAACTTTATTTTATCGCTCACCGTTGTATTTTGGGTATTTTCTTTAAAATCTAGCCTGGAAGCTAGGCTCTTTCCTGCGTTATTTGTGTACCTTTGCTTATTTCGTTTGGGATTGAATCTTGCTTCAACTCGATTGATTTTATCCTCGGGTTGGGCATCACCTATGATTTTCTCTTTGGGGAATTTTTTTTCCTTAGGGAGTTTAGGAGCAGGAATCGCTGCCTGCTGTCTGTTTTTTTTAGTAAATTTTCTTGTCATTGCCAAGGGATCAGAAAGAGTCGCGGAAGTACGTGCAAGATTTATTTTAGAAGCTCTGCCTGGTAAGCAAATGTCACTAGATGCCGATCTTGTGTCTGGACGAGCCTCGGCGATGGATGTTGAAAAACAAAAACAAGATCTTTTTGAAGAAAGCGATTTTTTTTCTTCGATGGAGGGAGTGTTTCGCTTTGTAAAAGGGGATGCTGTTGTCAGTTGTATTTTGCTCATTGTCAATACGATAGCAGCTGCCTATTTTGCTTGTTCTGTGGATAGAGAATCAGCAAGTTTATGGCTCACCGTGGTAGGAGATGCTTTAGTCAGCCAAGTGCCTGCACTCATGACATCATGTGCTGCAGCGACCTTGATATCCAAGGTGGGCCAAAAAGCATCTCTCCTTGAGTATATGATAGACTATTACGAGCAAGCGCGAGTGCATTTTCGAACGATTGCTCTTTTATTCTCCTCACTACTGTTCATCCCAGGGACTCCTAAAGCTCCTGTGATTGTTTTTGCTATTGCCTTGCTCATCGCCTATAAACCACCCAAAGATGTACAGGGGCCTGAAATTCTATCTGAAATATTCCAACAAATACACCTCTCTCTTTCTACAGATTACACAGGAGTGAACCCGCACGAGCTCTATGCACAAGCACGGGAAGAGATCTTCAATGAAACAGGCGTATTCTTGCATCAAGAGATGAAGATTTTTTATCGTGACAAACCCGCATCTTTGAGTTGCTGTGGGAAACATTTTCATCTCGAAGAAATTTCTTTATCTCGTCTTTTACCCATACTAAGAAATCTACTCCCAGAGGCTATTCACGGAAATTATGTCAAAATGCTTGTACGACAAGCGCAAAATGTTTTGGGTATCTCGATCGATGAGATTATTCCAAAAAAAATATCTGAAAATTCCTTGCTCTTTCTCATAAAAGGTCTGGTCAAAGAACGCGTATCTTTGAGGTTATTCCCTAAGGTATTGGAAGCGATAGCGTTATATGGATCTCCAGAAGAAAACCCTGAAATACTTGCCGAGAAAATTAGAAAATACCTAGGGAAACATATAGGAAGAGCCCTTTGGGATCAGCAAAATACACTAGAGATCATCACGGTAGATTCGCATGTAGAACGTATGATAGGTGATTTATATTCAAAATCTAATCCATTGATGTGTGATAAGGTAATTTGCCAAGTACAGACTCTCTTAAATCAATCCGCGGGGGGAGATTTTCGTGCGATCATTACGGGATGTGAGTCGCGTTTTGAACTAAGGAAAATGATAGAACCTTACTTTCCAGATTTACTTGTTTTATCACATAATGAACTTCCAGAAGAAATCCCTATTTCTTTGCTAGGATCCGTGTCTGACGAGGTTTTGACACTTTAA
- a CDS encoding FliA/WhiG family RNA polymerase sigma factor, with translation MKTQNTQNISEIWELYWQTQEIEYRDTLIDFYLHLVKCVAHRLISGMPSHVKTEDLYASGVEGLVRAVERFNPEKSRRFEGYALFLIKAAIIDDLRKQDWVPRSVHQKANKLADAMDALRLSLGREPTDGDLCEYFQISQQELSGWFASARPALIISLNEERPSLSDGESGVALEERIADERAETGYDIVDKKEFSSFLASAIESLEEKERKVMALYYYEELVLKEIGKILGVSESRVSQIHSKALIKLRAALSAFL, from the coding sequence GTGAAAACACAAAATACGCAAAACATTTCTGAGATTTGGGAATTATATTGGCAGACTCAAGAAATCGAGTATCGAGATACTCTGATTGATTTTTACCTGCACTTAGTTAAGTGTGTGGCCCACCGCTTAATTTCCGGTATGCCTTCCCATGTAAAGACCGAGGATCTGTATGCTTCCGGTGTTGAGGGTTTAGTTCGAGCTGTTGAACGTTTTAACCCGGAAAAGAGTCGTCGTTTTGAAGGGTATGCTTTATTTTTAATTAAAGCAGCTATTATCGATGATTTAAGGAAGCAAGACTGGGTGCCAAGGAGCGTACATCAAAAAGCAAATAAGCTTGCTGATGCTATGGATGCTCTGCGGCTGTCACTAGGAAGAGAGCCTACGGATGGTGATCTTTGTGAGTATTTCCAAATTTCTCAACAAGAGCTTTCTGGCTGGTTTGCTTCAGCACGACCTGCGTTAATTATTTCTTTAAACGAGGAAAGACCCTCGTTATCTGATGGTGAATCTGGTGTAGCTCTAGAAGAACGTATCGCTGATGAAAGAGCAGAAACAGGGTACGACATTGTTGATAAAAAGGAATTCTCTTCATTTTTAGCAAGTGCTATCGAGAGCCTAGAAGAGAAGGAAAGAAAGGTGATGGCTCTATACTACTATGAAGAGCTCGTTCTTAAGGAAATTGGAAAGATTCTAGGAGTTAGCGAATCACGAGTATCCCAGATTCATTCCAAAGCCCTTATCAAACTCCGAGCTGCTTTATCTGCTTTCCTTTAA
- the tyrS gene encoding tyrosine--tRNA ligase gives MRDFIQHLQDRGILENFSSGLDNVSTPVSAYLGFDPTAPSLHIGHWIGICFLRRMAHFGLTPVALVGSATGMIGDPSGKSIERTLLEESQVAYNSQKLSECLAYYLPGVQIVNNIDWLKETTVIDFLRDVGKHFRLGVMLGKDTVKQRVQSEEGISYTEFSYMLLQSYDFAYLFENYGVCLQCGGSDQWGNITSGIDYIRRHGLGQAYGLTYPLLTNSQGKKIGKTESGTIWLDPKLTSPYELYQYFLRLPDQEVPKVARTLTLLSNEEIFDLDQKFLLDPVAVKKFVAETLVTSIHGEDGLREAQVVTQSIHPGKVSSVSEKDFQDLVAMGQAVSLEGTQALGKRWIDLFVALGVCSSKGEARRLIEQKGLYVNSEPIENEHSVFEETQVCFDQYVLLAQGKKKKLVLRLI, from the coding sequence ATGCGGGATTTTATACAACACTTGCAAGATCGGGGAATCCTCGAAAATTTTTCCTCAGGATTAGATAACGTAAGCACCCCAGTTTCTGCCTATCTTGGATTTGATCCCACAGCCCCTTCTCTTCATATAGGACATTGGATAGGGATATGCTTTTTGCGTAGGATGGCTCACTTTGGTCTCACTCCTGTGGCTCTTGTAGGTTCTGCGACCGGAATGATCGGAGACCCCTCAGGGAAAAGCATAGAACGTACCCTACTTGAGGAAAGCCAAGTCGCCTATAATAGCCAGAAACTCTCAGAATGTCTTGCTTACTATTTACCCGGAGTGCAAATAGTAAATAACATAGACTGGTTGAAAGAAACGACTGTGATAGATTTCCTGAGAGACGTAGGGAAGCATTTTAGACTAGGCGTTATGTTGGGTAAGGATACAGTCAAACAGCGTGTTCAGTCTGAAGAGGGCATTAGCTATACTGAATTTAGCTACATGCTTTTGCAATCATATGATTTTGCTTATCTCTTTGAGAACTATGGAGTATGTTTGCAATGTGGGGGAAGCGATCAATGGGGGAATATTACTTCAGGCATTGATTATATCCGTCGTCATGGATTGGGACAGGCTTATGGTTTGACTTATCCGTTGTTAACAAATAGCCAAGGTAAGAAGATTGGGAAGACTGAGTCAGGAACAATTTGGTTAGATCCCAAGCTAACATCTCCCTATGAGTTATATCAGTATTTTTTAAGGCTTCCGGATCAAGAAGTGCCTAAAGTAGCACGTACATTAACTTTATTGAGTAATGAAGAAATCTTTGATCTAGACCAAAAGTTTTTATTAGATCCAGTAGCTGTGAAAAAGTTTGTTGCCGAAACTCTAGTCACCTCTATACACGGTGAAGACGGACTAAGAGAAGCGCAGGTAGTCACTCAAAGCATACATCCGGGTAAAGTATCTTCAGTTTCTGAGAAGGATTTTCAAGATCTTGTTGCTATGGGCCAGGCAGTCTCTTTAGAAGGAACACAGGCACTCGGCAAACGGTGGATAGATCTTTTTGTTGCATTAGGGGTTTGTAGTTCTAAAGGAGAAGCGAGAAGATTGATCGAGCAGAAAGGCCTCTATGTAAATAGTGAACCTATTGAGAATGAACACAGTGTTTTTGAAGAAACTCAGGTGTGTTTCGATCAATATGTTTTATTAGCACAGGGAAAGAAGAAAAAACTCGTTTTGCGTCTAATTTAA
- the gnd gene encoding decarboxylating NADP(+)-dependent phosphogluconate dehydrogenase: MADKAGADIGLIGLAVMGKNLVLNMIDHGFSVSVYNRSPEKTREFLQEHSQSPELQGHETLESFVRSLKRPRKIMLMIKAGTPVDQSIDSLLPYLEAGDIIIDGGNSYYKDSERRCRDLKEKGILFIGMGISGGEEGARHGPSIMPGGNSDAWPAIAPIFQSISAKVNGNPCCCWVGPGGAGHYVKTVHNGIEYGDIQLICEAYGLLRARLDLSPEAVSVIFAEWNTRELESYLMRISVEVLSLKDSNGFPVIDTILDVAGQKGTGRWTAIDAIDSGVPLSLIIESVLARFLSSWKTIRERASQELPGVPIVFEKPRDPHLFIEDVFQALYASKIISYAQGFMLLKQASEEHQWNLNFGELALLWRGGCIIQSVFLDAIHKGFENEPEAPSLILQSYFKTVLQHSEPGWRRTVAYGVGSGYPMPCLAAALTFYDGYRTKDSPIALAQGLRDYFGAHTYERKDRPRGEFYHTDWIGSKTTTLVK, encoded by the coding sequence GTGGCAGATAAAGCTGGTGCGGATATTGGGCTAATTGGTTTAGCTGTAATGGGGAAAAATCTGGTGTTGAATATGATCGACCATGGTTTTTCTGTGTCTGTCTATAATCGGAGTCCAGAGAAAACTCGAGAGTTTCTTCAAGAACATTCTCAAAGCCCCGAACTTCAAGGACATGAAACATTAGAATCTTTTGTGCGTTCTTTAAAACGTCCTAGAAAGATCATGCTGATGATCAAAGCAGGAACTCCTGTGGATCAAAGTATTGATTCGCTATTACCTTATCTTGAAGCTGGTGATATTATTATCGATGGGGGGAATAGCTATTATAAAGATTCAGAAAGACGGTGCCGTGATCTTAAGGAAAAAGGCATATTATTCATAGGTATGGGTATCTCTGGAGGAGAAGAGGGCGCTCGTCATGGACCTTCTATTATGCCAGGAGGTAATAGTGATGCCTGGCCGGCAATAGCCCCTATCTTCCAAAGTATTTCTGCTAAGGTTAATGGGAACCCCTGCTGCTGTTGGGTTGGCCCCGGAGGCGCAGGACATTATGTAAAAACTGTACATAATGGCATAGAATATGGAGACATACAGTTAATTTGTGAGGCTTATGGCTTATTGAGAGCACGTTTAGATCTATCTCCTGAAGCTGTATCCGTGATTTTTGCTGAATGGAACACACGTGAATTAGAAAGTTACTTGATGAGAATTTCTGTAGAAGTTCTCTCTTTAAAAGATTCCAATGGCTTCCCAGTTATTGATACCATTTTAGATGTTGCTGGACAAAAAGGCACAGGGCGTTGGACTGCCATTGACGCTATCGATTCGGGAGTGCCCCTTTCGCTAATTATTGAATCTGTATTAGCACGCTTCCTCTCTTCTTGGAAAACTATTCGTGAGCGCGCTTCTCAAGAACTTCCGGGTGTTCCTATCGTTTTTGAAAAACCTAGAGACCCTCATCTTTTTATTGAAGATGTGTTCCAAGCGCTATACGCTTCGAAAATTATCAGTTATGCTCAAGGATTCATGTTATTGAAACAAGCATCTGAAGAGCATCAATGGAATTTAAATTTTGGAGAGTTAGCCTTATTATGGAGAGGCGGATGCATTATCCAAAGTGTTTTCCTAGATGCTATCCATAAAGGTTTCGAAAATGAGCCGGAAGCACCTTCGTTAATTTTACAAAGCTATTTCAAGACTGTATTACAACATTCCGAGCCCGGTTGGCGAAGAACAGTTGCCTATGGTGTGGGTTCAGGATATCCCATGCCTTGTTTAGCAGCTGCATTAACATTTTATGATGGTTACCGAACAAAAGACTCTCCAATAGCTTTAGCTCAAGGATTAAGAGACTATTTCGGAGCTCATACTTATGAACGTAAGGATAGACCTCGAGGGGAGTTCTATCATACAGATTGGATAGGGTCAAAAACAACAACTCTCGTAAAATAA
- the lepA gene encoding translation elongation factor 4 — MKEYKLENIRNFSIIAHIDHGKSTIADRLLESTSTVEQREMREQLLDSMDLERERGITIKAHPVTMYYKYNGEVYQLNLIDTPGHVDFSYEVSRSLTACEGALLIVDAAQGVQAQSLANVYLALERDLEIIPILNKIDLPAANPEKIRKQIEDYIGLDTTHAIACSAKTGEGISEILEAIVELIPPPKSPEETELKALIFDSHYDPYVGIMVYVRVMSGEIKKGDRITFMATKGSSFEVLGVGAFLPEATLIEGSLRAGQVGYFIANLKKVKDVKIGDTVTTVKHSAKVPLEGFKEINPVMFAGIYPIDSSDFDALKDALSRLQLNDSALTIEQESSHSLGFGFRCGFLGLLHLEIVFERIIREFDLDIIATAPSVIYKVVLKNGKTLFIDNPTAYPDPSIIEHMEEPWVHVNIITPQEYLSSIMNLCLDKRGVCLKTEMLDQHRLVLSYDLPLNEIVSDFNDKLKSVTKGYGSFDYRLGDYRKGSIIKLEILINDEPVDAFSCLVHRDKAEARGRSICEKLVGVIPQQLFKIPIQAAINKKVIARETIRALSKNVTAKCYGGDITRKRKLWEKQKKGKKRMKEFGKVSIPNTAFIEVLKID; from the coding sequence TTGAAAGAGTATAAGCTAGAAAACATTCGAAACTTTTCTATTATTGCGCATATTGACCACGGGAAATCTACAATTGCTGACCGCTTACTTGAAAGTACAAGTACAGTCGAGCAAAGAGAAATGCGCGAACAGCTCCTTGATTCCATGGATCTAGAAAGAGAGCGTGGGATCACCATCAAAGCGCATCCAGTGACAATGTATTATAAATACAATGGAGAAGTGTATCAGCTGAACCTGATAGACACGCCGGGGCACGTGGATTTTTCTTATGAAGTATCACGATCCTTAACTGCCTGTGAGGGAGCTCTTTTAATTGTTGACGCAGCTCAAGGTGTGCAAGCTCAAAGTTTAGCTAACGTTTATCTAGCCTTAGAACGTGATCTGGAGATCATTCCTATTTTAAATAAAATTGATTTACCAGCAGCAAACCCTGAAAAAATCCGAAAACAAATAGAAGATTACATAGGGCTAGATACTACACATGCAATCGCCTGCTCAGCAAAAACTGGGGAAGGAATTTCGGAAATTCTTGAAGCCATTGTGGAATTAATCCCTCCACCTAAATCTCCTGAAGAAACTGAATTAAAAGCTTTGATTTTTGATTCTCACTATGATCCTTATGTAGGTATTATGGTGTATGTCCGTGTGATGAGTGGAGAAATTAAAAAAGGTGACCGCATTACCTTTATGGCAACAAAAGGATCGTCATTTGAGGTATTAGGTGTAGGAGCTTTTCTTCCCGAAGCAACGTTAATTGAGGGATCTTTACGAGCAGGTCAGGTAGGCTATTTCATAGCCAACTTAAAAAAAGTTAAGGATGTAAAGATTGGTGATACTGTAACTACAGTCAAGCATTCTGCTAAGGTACCTTTAGAAGGATTCAAAGAAATCAATCCTGTAATGTTTGCTGGTATCTACCCTATTGATTCTTCAGATTTTGATGCTTTAAAAGACGCTTTAAGCCGTTTACAACTTAACGATTCTGCTTTAACGATCGAACAAGAAAGTAGCCATTCTTTAGGCTTTGGTTTTCGCTGTGGGTTTTTAGGACTCCTGCATTTAGAGATCGTTTTTGAAAGAATCATCCGAGAATTTGATCTCGACATTATTGCTACAGCACCTAGTGTAATTTATAAGGTTGTCTTAAAAAATGGCAAAACTTTGTTCATAGATAATCCTACAGCCTATCCAGATCCTTCGATCATAGAACATATGGAAGAGCCTTGGGTACATGTCAATATCATTACACCACAAGAGTACTTAAGCAGTATTATGAATCTATGTTTAGATAAACGTGGTGTATGCTTAAAAACAGAAATGTTAGATCAACATAGGTTGGTGCTTTCCTATGATCTTCCTTTAAATGAAATTGTCTCTGATTTTAATGATAAATTAAAATCTGTAACTAAGGGTTATGGATCTTTTGATTATCGTTTAGGAGATTACCGTAAAGGATCTATCATCAAACTGGAAATTCTCATCAACGACGAACCTGTCGATGCTTTTTCTTGCCTTGTACATAGAGATAAAGCGGAAGCACGCGGAAGAAGTATCTGTGAGAAGCTTGTCGGTGTTATTCCTCAACAACTTTTTAAAATCCCCATCCAAGCTGCTATCAATAAAAAAGTCATTGCTAGAGAAACAATTCGTGCTCTTTCTAAAAATGTGACGGCAAAGTGTTACGGCGGTGATATCACAAGAAAACGAAAACTCTGGGAAAAACAGAAAAAGGGTAAAAAGCGGATGAAGGAATTTGGGAAAGTTTCTATTCCCAACACCGCTTTTATTGAAGTTCTTAAAATAGATTAG